Proteins from one Caretta caretta isolate rCarCar2 chromosome 12, rCarCar1.hap1, whole genome shotgun sequence genomic window:
- the CBFA2T3 gene encoding protein CBFA2T3 isoform X10: MGRKTKMNFAVQRRVFLSTASSQTQPMSPPAGSAEKKKAATMPDSPADVKTQSRSTPPNMPPPPPAVTQGATRHPSFTPNTNQEAGPPTFLPRGRFHGCLKWSMVCLLMNGSSHSPSAINGAPSTPNGFSNGPATSSTASLSTHQLPPACGARQLSKLKRFLTTLQQFGNDISPEIGERVRTLVLGLVNSTLTIEEFHSKLQEATNFPLRPFVIPFLKANLPLLQRELLHCARMAKQTPAQYLAQHEQLLLDANASSPIDSSELLLEVTETGKRRTPDRTKENGLDRDPLHSEHLSKRPCTMSPAQRYSPSNGLPHPTPPPPPPQHYRLEDMAMAHHYRDTYRHPDPRELRERHRQVAVHGSRQEEVIDHRLTDREWAEEWKHLNNLLNCIMDMVEKTRRSLTVLRRCQEADREELNHWIRRYSDAEDMKKGTNPPPRPHNSSSNSEAPPLDTHREFVPRPLSGYMPEEIWRKAEEAVNEVKRQAMSELQKAVSDAERKAHELITTERAKMERALAEAKRQASEDALTVINQQEDSSEAAPPRR, encoded by the exons GTAGTGCAGAGAAGAAGAAGGCAGCCACGATGCCTGACTCACCAGCTGACGTGAAGACTCAGTCCAGATCGACACCCCCCAACATGCCTCCTCCACCGCCAGCCGTCACGCAGGGAGCCACGCGGCACCCCTCCTTCACGCCAAACACCA ATCAAGAAGCTGGGCCTCCGACGTTTCTGCCTCGCGGCCGTTTTCATGGTTGCTTGAAATGGTCGATGGTCTGTCTTT TAATGAATGGAAGCAGCCACTCCCCATCCGCTATCAATGGCGCTCCTTCCACCCCCAACGGGTTCAGCAACGGGCCTGCCacctcctccactgcctcccTCTCCACCCATCAGCTCCCTCCAGCCTGCGGCGCCCGGCAGCTCAGCAAACTCAAGCGCTTCTTGACCACCCTGCAGCAGTTTGGGAACGACATCTCCCCGGAGATCGGGGAGCGGGTGCGCACGCTGGTGCTGGGCCTCGTG AATTCCACGCTCACCATCGAAGAATTCCACTCCAAGCTCCAGGAGGCGACTAACTTCCCGCTGCGCCCCTTCGTCATCCCCTTCTTGAAG GCCAACCTGCCCTTGCTGCAGCGCGAGCTGCTCCACTGCGCCCGCATGGCCAAGCAGACCCCAGCCCAGTACCTGGCCCAGCACGAACAGCTGCTGCTCGATGCCAACGCTTCTTCCCCCATCGACTCCTCTGAGCTGCTCCTGGAGGTCACCGAGACTGGCAAGAGGAGGACACCAGACAG GACCAAAGAGAACGGCTTGGACCGAGACCCTCTGCACTCCGAACACCTCAGCAAACGGCCGTGCACCATGAGCCCCGCTCAGCGCTACAGCCCCAGCAACgggctgccccaccccaccccacccccacccccgccacagcACTACCGTCTGGAGGACATGGCCATGGCACACCACTACCGGGACACCTACCGGCACCCTGACCCCAGGGAGCTCCGGGAGCGCCACCGGCAAGTGG CCGTGCACGGCTCCCGTCAGGAGGAAGTGATCGACCACAGACTAACAGACAGGGAGTGGGCTGAGGAGTGGAAACACCTCAACAAC CTGCTGAACTGCATCATGGACATGGTGGAGAAGACGCGGCGCTCCCTCACCGTGCTGCGCCGCTGCCAGGAGGCCGACCGCGAGGAGCTCAACCACTGGATCCGCCGCTACAGCGACGCGGAAGACATGAAGAAAGGCaccaaccccccaccccgcccccacaacAGCTCCTCCAACTCCGAGGCCCCCCCGTTAG ACACTCACCGGGAGTTTGTGCCCAGGCCCCTCTCTGGTTACATGCCCGAGGAAATCTGGAGGAAAGCTG AAGAAGCTGTGAACGAGGTGAAGCGCCAGGCCATGTCCGAGCTCCAGAAGGCAGTGTCGGATGCGGAGCGCAAAGCCCATGAGCTGATCACTACCGAGCGAGCCAAGATGGAGAGGGCCCTGGCGGAGGCCAAGCGCCAGGCTTCCGAGGACGCGCTGACTGTGATCAATCAGCAGGAGGACTCGAGTGAG GCTGCACCGCCCCGACGCTGA
- the CBFA2T3 gene encoding protein CBFA2T3 isoform X4, whose protein sequence is MGRKTKMNFAVQRRVFLSTASSQTQPMSPPAGSAEKKKAATMPDSPADVKTQSRSTPPNMPPPPPAVTQGATRHPSFTPNTNQEAGPPTFLPRGRFHGCLKWSMVCLLMNGSSHSPSAINGAPSTPNGFSNGPATSSTASLSTHQLPPACGARQLSKLKRFLTTLQQFGNDISPEIGERVRTLVLGLVNSTLTIEEFHSKLQEATNFPLRPFVIPFLKANLPLLQRELLHCARMAKQTPAQYLAQHEQLLLDANASSPIDSSELLLEVTETGKRRTPDRTKENGLDRDPLHSEHLSKRPCTMSPAQRYSPSNGLPHPTPPPPPPQHYRLEDMAMAHHYRDTYRHPDPRELRERHRQVAVHGSRQEEVIDHRLTDREWAEEWKHLNNLLNCIMDMVEKTRRSLTVLRRCQEADREELNHWIRRYSDAEDMKKGTNPPPRPHNSSSNSEAPPLDTHREFVPRPLSGYMPEEIWRKAEEAVNEVKRQAMSELQKAVSDAERKAHELITTERAKMERALAEAKRQASEDALTVINQQEDSSESCWNCGRKASETCSGCNTARYCGSFCQHKDWEKHHHVCGQTLQGLQTSAGAAPSSGVGLGVGSAQPDVGAVSTSITSVATMAASPSETGSAAASRSGTPATPAPLETASR, encoded by the exons GTAGTGCAGAGAAGAAGAAGGCAGCCACGATGCCTGACTCACCAGCTGACGTGAAGACTCAGTCCAGATCGACACCCCCCAACATGCCTCCTCCACCGCCAGCCGTCACGCAGGGAGCCACGCGGCACCCCTCCTTCACGCCAAACACCA ATCAAGAAGCTGGGCCTCCGACGTTTCTGCCTCGCGGCCGTTTTCATGGTTGCTTGAAATGGTCGATGGTCTGTCTTT TAATGAATGGAAGCAGCCACTCCCCATCCGCTATCAATGGCGCTCCTTCCACCCCCAACGGGTTCAGCAACGGGCCTGCCacctcctccactgcctcccTCTCCACCCATCAGCTCCCTCCAGCCTGCGGCGCCCGGCAGCTCAGCAAACTCAAGCGCTTCTTGACCACCCTGCAGCAGTTTGGGAACGACATCTCCCCGGAGATCGGGGAGCGGGTGCGCACGCTGGTGCTGGGCCTCGTG AATTCCACGCTCACCATCGAAGAATTCCACTCCAAGCTCCAGGAGGCGACTAACTTCCCGCTGCGCCCCTTCGTCATCCCCTTCTTGAAG GCCAACCTGCCCTTGCTGCAGCGCGAGCTGCTCCACTGCGCCCGCATGGCCAAGCAGACCCCAGCCCAGTACCTGGCCCAGCACGAACAGCTGCTGCTCGATGCCAACGCTTCTTCCCCCATCGACTCCTCTGAGCTGCTCCTGGAGGTCACCGAGACTGGCAAGAGGAGGACACCAGACAG GACCAAAGAGAACGGCTTGGACCGAGACCCTCTGCACTCCGAACACCTCAGCAAACGGCCGTGCACCATGAGCCCCGCTCAGCGCTACAGCCCCAGCAACgggctgccccaccccaccccacccccacccccgccacagcACTACCGTCTGGAGGACATGGCCATGGCACACCACTACCGGGACACCTACCGGCACCCTGACCCCAGGGAGCTCCGGGAGCGCCACCGGCAAGTGG CCGTGCACGGCTCCCGTCAGGAGGAAGTGATCGACCACAGACTAACAGACAGGGAGTGGGCTGAGGAGTGGAAACACCTCAACAAC CTGCTGAACTGCATCATGGACATGGTGGAGAAGACGCGGCGCTCCCTCACCGTGCTGCGCCGCTGCCAGGAGGCCGACCGCGAGGAGCTCAACCACTGGATCCGCCGCTACAGCGACGCGGAAGACATGAAGAAAGGCaccaaccccccaccccgcccccacaacAGCTCCTCCAACTCCGAGGCCCCCCCGTTAG ACACTCACCGGGAGTTTGTGCCCAGGCCCCTCTCTGGTTACATGCCCGAGGAAATCTGGAGGAAAGCTG AAGAAGCTGTGAACGAGGTGAAGCGCCAGGCCATGTCCGAGCTCCAGAAGGCAGTGTCGGATGCGGAGCGCAAAGCCCATGAGCTGATCACTACCGAGCGAGCCAAGATGGAGAGGGCCCTGGCGGAGGCCAAGCGCCAGGCTTCCGAGGACGCGCTGACTGTGATCAATCAGCAGGAGGACTCGAGTGAG AGCTGCTGGAACTGCGGGCGCAAGGCCAGCGAGACCTGCAGTGGGTGCAACACGGCCCGCTACTGCGGCTCCTTCTGCCAGCACAAGGATTGGGAGAAGCACCACCACGTCTGTGGGCAGACTCTGCAGGGCCTCCAGACCTCTGCCGGCGCAGCCCCTTCCTCCGGGGTGGGCTTAGGGGTGGGCTCAGCTCAACCGGACGTGGGGGCTGTCAGCACCTCCATCACCAGCGTGGCCACCATGGCCGCCAGCCCCAGCGAAACCGGCTCGGCTGCTGCGTCGCGCTCCGGCACGCCGGCCACCCCAGCTCCTCTGGAAACGGCGTCACGCTAA
- the CBFA2T3 gene encoding protein CBFA2T3 isoform X6: MGRKTKMNFAVQRRVFLSTASSQTQPMSPPAGSAEKKKAATMPDSPADVKTQSRSTPPNMPPPPPAVTQGATRHPSFTPNTIMNGSSHSPSAINGAPSTPNGFSNGPATSSTASLSTHQLPPACGARQLSKLKRFLTTLQQFGNDISPEIGERVRTLVLGLVNSTLTIEEFHSKLQEATNFPLRPFVIPFLKANLPLLQRELLHCARMAKQTPAQYLAQHEQLLLDANASSPIDSSELLLEVTETGKRRTPDRTKENGLDRDPLHSEHLSKRPCTMSPAQRYSPSNGLPHPTPPPPPPQHYRLEDMAMAHHYRDTYRHPDPRELRERHRQVAVHGSRQEEVIDHRLTDREWAEEWKHLNNLLNCIMDMVEKTRRSLTVLRRCQEADREELNHWIRRYSDAEDMKKGTNPPPRPHNSSSNSEAPPLDTHREFVPRPLSGYMPEEIWRKAEEAVNEVKRQAMSELQKAVSDAERKAHELITTERAKMERALAEAKRQASEDALTVINQQEDSSEVEASSPRCAVLARSCWNCGRKASETCSGCNTARYCGSFCQHKDWEKHHHVCGQTLQGLQTSAGAAPSSGVGLGVGSAQPDVGAVSTSITSVATMAASPSETGSAAASRSGTPATPAPLETASR, translated from the exons GTAGTGCAGAGAAGAAGAAGGCAGCCACGATGCCTGACTCACCAGCTGACGTGAAGACTCAGTCCAGATCGACACCCCCCAACATGCCTCCTCCACCGCCAGCCGTCACGCAGGGAGCCACGCGGCACCCCTCCTTCACGCCAAACACCA TAATGAATGGAAGCAGCCACTCCCCATCCGCTATCAATGGCGCTCCTTCCACCCCCAACGGGTTCAGCAACGGGCCTGCCacctcctccactgcctcccTCTCCACCCATCAGCTCCCTCCAGCCTGCGGCGCCCGGCAGCTCAGCAAACTCAAGCGCTTCTTGACCACCCTGCAGCAGTTTGGGAACGACATCTCCCCGGAGATCGGGGAGCGGGTGCGCACGCTGGTGCTGGGCCTCGTG AATTCCACGCTCACCATCGAAGAATTCCACTCCAAGCTCCAGGAGGCGACTAACTTCCCGCTGCGCCCCTTCGTCATCCCCTTCTTGAAG GCCAACCTGCCCTTGCTGCAGCGCGAGCTGCTCCACTGCGCCCGCATGGCCAAGCAGACCCCAGCCCAGTACCTGGCCCAGCACGAACAGCTGCTGCTCGATGCCAACGCTTCTTCCCCCATCGACTCCTCTGAGCTGCTCCTGGAGGTCACCGAGACTGGCAAGAGGAGGACACCAGACAG GACCAAAGAGAACGGCTTGGACCGAGACCCTCTGCACTCCGAACACCTCAGCAAACGGCCGTGCACCATGAGCCCCGCTCAGCGCTACAGCCCCAGCAACgggctgccccaccccaccccacccccacccccgccacagcACTACCGTCTGGAGGACATGGCCATGGCACACCACTACCGGGACACCTACCGGCACCCTGACCCCAGGGAGCTCCGGGAGCGCCACCGGCAAGTGG CCGTGCACGGCTCCCGTCAGGAGGAAGTGATCGACCACAGACTAACAGACAGGGAGTGGGCTGAGGAGTGGAAACACCTCAACAAC CTGCTGAACTGCATCATGGACATGGTGGAGAAGACGCGGCGCTCCCTCACCGTGCTGCGCCGCTGCCAGGAGGCCGACCGCGAGGAGCTCAACCACTGGATCCGCCGCTACAGCGACGCGGAAGACATGAAGAAAGGCaccaaccccccaccccgcccccacaacAGCTCCTCCAACTCCGAGGCCCCCCCGTTAG ACACTCACCGGGAGTTTGTGCCCAGGCCCCTCTCTGGTTACATGCCCGAGGAAATCTGGAGGAAAGCTG AAGAAGCTGTGAACGAGGTGAAGCGCCAGGCCATGTCCGAGCTCCAGAAGGCAGTGTCGGATGCGGAGCGCAAAGCCCATGAGCTGATCACTACCGAGCGAGCCAAGATGGAGAGGGCCCTGGCGGAGGCCAAGCGCCAGGCTTCCGAGGACGCGCTGACTGTGATCAATCAGCAGGAGGACTCGAGTGAGGTAGAGGCGAGCTCGCCCCGCTGCGCCGTGCTCGCTAGG AGCTGCTGGAACTGCGGGCGCAAGGCCAGCGAGACCTGCAGTGGGTGCAACACGGCCCGCTACTGCGGCTCCTTCTGCCAGCACAAGGATTGGGAGAAGCACCACCACGTCTGTGGGCAGACTCTGCAGGGCCTCCAGACCTCTGCCGGCGCAGCCCCTTCCTCCGGGGTGGGCTTAGGGGTGGGCTCAGCTCAACCGGACGTGGGGGCTGTCAGCACCTCCATCACCAGCGTGGCCACCATGGCCGCCAGCCCCAGCGAAACCGGCTCGGCTGCTGCGTCGCGCTCCGGCACGCCGGCCACCCCAGCTCCTCTGGAAACGGCGTCACGCTAA
- the CBFA2T3 gene encoding protein CBFA2T3 isoform X5 → MAGGSSKLENRPSASTCHGAWGSGSRRTGQGSAEKKKAATMPDSPADVKTQSRSTPPNMPPPPPAVTQGATRHPSFTPNTNQEAGPPTFLPRGRFHGCLKWSMVCLLMNGSSHSPSAINGAPSTPNGFSNGPATSSTASLSTHQLPPACGARQLSKLKRFLTTLQQFGNDISPEIGERVRTLVLGLVNSTLTIEEFHSKLQEATNFPLRPFVIPFLKANLPLLQRELLHCARMAKQTPAQYLAQHEQLLLDANASSPIDSSELLLEVTETGKRRTPDRTKENGLDRDPLHSEHLSKRPCTMSPAQRYSPSNGLPHPTPPPPPPQHYRLEDMAMAHHYRDTYRHPDPRELRERHRQVAVHGSRQEEVIDHRLTDREWAEEWKHLNNLLNCIMDMVEKTRRSLTVLRRCQEADREELNHWIRRYSDAEDMKKGTNPPPRPHNSSSNSEAPPLDTHREFVPRPLSGYMPEEIWRKAEEAVNEVKRQAMSELQKAVSDAERKAHELITTERAKMERALAEAKRQASEDALTVINQQEDSSESCWNCGRKASETCSGCNTARYCGSFCQHKDWEKHHHVCGQTLQGLQTSAGAAPSSGVGLGVGSAQPDVGAVSTSITSVATMAASPSETGSAAASRSGTPATPAPLETASR, encoded by the exons GTAGTGCAGAGAAGAAGAAGGCAGCCACGATGCCTGACTCACCAGCTGACGTGAAGACTCAGTCCAGATCGACACCCCCCAACATGCCTCCTCCACCGCCAGCCGTCACGCAGGGAGCCACGCGGCACCCCTCCTTCACGCCAAACACCA ATCAAGAAGCTGGGCCTCCGACGTTTCTGCCTCGCGGCCGTTTTCATGGTTGCTTGAAATGGTCGATGGTCTGTCTTT TAATGAATGGAAGCAGCCACTCCCCATCCGCTATCAATGGCGCTCCTTCCACCCCCAACGGGTTCAGCAACGGGCCTGCCacctcctccactgcctcccTCTCCACCCATCAGCTCCCTCCAGCCTGCGGCGCCCGGCAGCTCAGCAAACTCAAGCGCTTCTTGACCACCCTGCAGCAGTTTGGGAACGACATCTCCCCGGAGATCGGGGAGCGGGTGCGCACGCTGGTGCTGGGCCTCGTG AATTCCACGCTCACCATCGAAGAATTCCACTCCAAGCTCCAGGAGGCGACTAACTTCCCGCTGCGCCCCTTCGTCATCCCCTTCTTGAAG GCCAACCTGCCCTTGCTGCAGCGCGAGCTGCTCCACTGCGCCCGCATGGCCAAGCAGACCCCAGCCCAGTACCTGGCCCAGCACGAACAGCTGCTGCTCGATGCCAACGCTTCTTCCCCCATCGACTCCTCTGAGCTGCTCCTGGAGGTCACCGAGACTGGCAAGAGGAGGACACCAGACAG GACCAAAGAGAACGGCTTGGACCGAGACCCTCTGCACTCCGAACACCTCAGCAAACGGCCGTGCACCATGAGCCCCGCTCAGCGCTACAGCCCCAGCAACgggctgccccaccccaccccacccccacccccgccacagcACTACCGTCTGGAGGACATGGCCATGGCACACCACTACCGGGACACCTACCGGCACCCTGACCCCAGGGAGCTCCGGGAGCGCCACCGGCAAGTGG CCGTGCACGGCTCCCGTCAGGAGGAAGTGATCGACCACAGACTAACAGACAGGGAGTGGGCTGAGGAGTGGAAACACCTCAACAAC CTGCTGAACTGCATCATGGACATGGTGGAGAAGACGCGGCGCTCCCTCACCGTGCTGCGCCGCTGCCAGGAGGCCGACCGCGAGGAGCTCAACCACTGGATCCGCCGCTACAGCGACGCGGAAGACATGAAGAAAGGCaccaaccccccaccccgcccccacaacAGCTCCTCCAACTCCGAGGCCCCCCCGTTAG ACACTCACCGGGAGTTTGTGCCCAGGCCCCTCTCTGGTTACATGCCCGAGGAAATCTGGAGGAAAGCTG AAGAAGCTGTGAACGAGGTGAAGCGCCAGGCCATGTCCGAGCTCCAGAAGGCAGTGTCGGATGCGGAGCGCAAAGCCCATGAGCTGATCACTACCGAGCGAGCCAAGATGGAGAGGGCCCTGGCGGAGGCCAAGCGCCAGGCTTCCGAGGACGCGCTGACTGTGATCAATCAGCAGGAGGACTCGAGTGAG AGCTGCTGGAACTGCGGGCGCAAGGCCAGCGAGACCTGCAGTGGGTGCAACACGGCCCGCTACTGCGGCTCCTTCTGCCAGCACAAGGATTGGGAGAAGCACCACCACGTCTGTGGGCAGACTCTGCAGGGCCTCCAGACCTCTGCCGGCGCAGCCCCTTCCTCCGGGGTGGGCTTAGGGGTGGGCTCAGCTCAACCGGACGTGGGGGCTGTCAGCACCTCCATCACCAGCGTGGCCACCATGGCCGCCAGCCCCAGCGAAACCGGCTCGGCTGCTGCGTCGCGCTCCGGCACGCCGGCCACCCCAGCTCCTCTGGAAACGGCGTCACGCTAA
- the CBFA2T3 gene encoding protein CBFA2T3 isoform X9, whose protein sequence is MGRKTKMNFAVQRRVFLSTASSQTQPMSPPAGSAEKKKAATMPDSPADVKTQSRSTPPNMPPPPPAVTQGATRHPSFTPNTNQEAGPPTFLPRGRFHGCLKWSMVCLLMNGSSHSPSAINGAPSTPNGFSNGPATSSTASLSTHQLPPACGARQLSKLKRFLTTLQQFGNDISPEIGERVRTLVLGLVNSTLTIEEFHSKLQEATNFPLRPFVIPFLKANLPLLQRELLHCARMAKQTPAQYLAQHEQLLLDANASSPIDSSELLLEVTETGKRRTPDRTKENGLDRDPLHSEHLSKRPCTMSPAQRYSPSNGLPHPTPPPPPPQHYRLEDMAMAHHYRDTYRHPDPRELRERHRQVAVHGSRQEEVIDHRLTDREWAEEWKHLNNLLNCIMDMVEKTRRSLTVLRRCQEADREELNHWIRRYSDAEDMKKGTNPPPRPHNSSSNSEAPPLDTHREFVPRPLSGYMPEEIWRKAEEAVNEVKRQAMSELQKAVSDAERKAHELITTERAKMERALAEAKRQASEDALTVINQQEDSSEVEASSPRCAVLARAAPPRR, encoded by the exons GTAGTGCAGAGAAGAAGAAGGCAGCCACGATGCCTGACTCACCAGCTGACGTGAAGACTCAGTCCAGATCGACACCCCCCAACATGCCTCCTCCACCGCCAGCCGTCACGCAGGGAGCCACGCGGCACCCCTCCTTCACGCCAAACACCA ATCAAGAAGCTGGGCCTCCGACGTTTCTGCCTCGCGGCCGTTTTCATGGTTGCTTGAAATGGTCGATGGTCTGTCTTT TAATGAATGGAAGCAGCCACTCCCCATCCGCTATCAATGGCGCTCCTTCCACCCCCAACGGGTTCAGCAACGGGCCTGCCacctcctccactgcctcccTCTCCACCCATCAGCTCCCTCCAGCCTGCGGCGCCCGGCAGCTCAGCAAACTCAAGCGCTTCTTGACCACCCTGCAGCAGTTTGGGAACGACATCTCCCCGGAGATCGGGGAGCGGGTGCGCACGCTGGTGCTGGGCCTCGTG AATTCCACGCTCACCATCGAAGAATTCCACTCCAAGCTCCAGGAGGCGACTAACTTCCCGCTGCGCCCCTTCGTCATCCCCTTCTTGAAG GCCAACCTGCCCTTGCTGCAGCGCGAGCTGCTCCACTGCGCCCGCATGGCCAAGCAGACCCCAGCCCAGTACCTGGCCCAGCACGAACAGCTGCTGCTCGATGCCAACGCTTCTTCCCCCATCGACTCCTCTGAGCTGCTCCTGGAGGTCACCGAGACTGGCAAGAGGAGGACACCAGACAG GACCAAAGAGAACGGCTTGGACCGAGACCCTCTGCACTCCGAACACCTCAGCAAACGGCCGTGCACCATGAGCCCCGCTCAGCGCTACAGCCCCAGCAACgggctgccccaccccaccccacccccacccccgccacagcACTACCGTCTGGAGGACATGGCCATGGCACACCACTACCGGGACACCTACCGGCACCCTGACCCCAGGGAGCTCCGGGAGCGCCACCGGCAAGTGG CCGTGCACGGCTCCCGTCAGGAGGAAGTGATCGACCACAGACTAACAGACAGGGAGTGGGCTGAGGAGTGGAAACACCTCAACAAC CTGCTGAACTGCATCATGGACATGGTGGAGAAGACGCGGCGCTCCCTCACCGTGCTGCGCCGCTGCCAGGAGGCCGACCGCGAGGAGCTCAACCACTGGATCCGCCGCTACAGCGACGCGGAAGACATGAAGAAAGGCaccaaccccccaccccgcccccacaacAGCTCCTCCAACTCCGAGGCCCCCCCGTTAG ACACTCACCGGGAGTTTGTGCCCAGGCCCCTCTCTGGTTACATGCCCGAGGAAATCTGGAGGAAAGCTG AAGAAGCTGTGAACGAGGTGAAGCGCCAGGCCATGTCCGAGCTCCAGAAGGCAGTGTCGGATGCGGAGCGCAAAGCCCATGAGCTGATCACTACCGAGCGAGCCAAGATGGAGAGGGCCCTGGCGGAGGCCAAGCGCCAGGCTTCCGAGGACGCGCTGACTGTGATCAATCAGCAGGAGGACTCGAGTGAGGTAGAGGCGAGCTCGCCCCGCTGCGCCGTGCTCGCTAGG GCTGCACCGCCCCGACGCTGA